A single region of the Mercenaria mercenaria strain notata chromosome 6, MADL_Memer_1, whole genome shotgun sequence genome encodes:
- the LOC123548790 gene encoding E3 ubiquitin-protein ligase MARCHF6-like, protein MEADDTDEPQTDICRVCRCEGTTDKPLYHPCVCTGSIKFIHQDCLVQWLKYSRKEFCELCKHRFAFTPIYSPDMPKRLPIKDIVSGLLASVGKAVRYWFHYTLVTFAWLGVVPLTACRIYRCLFTGSVSSLLTLPLDMLSTENIASDCFHGCFVVACTLCAFISLVWLREQILHGGGPDWLEQDVPGAQQRNPIDIGVVNNLVGLGGGGVREGAANENEDNNAEAANEAEEEVEEEGADNANNAAQDDNNWNPIEWDRAAEELTWERLLGLDGSLVFLEHVFWVVSLNTLFILVFAFCPYHIGHFTMIGMKMGDMVEASHFEGLLTTLIGYIVIAFSLIFLYAVCSLIRLKRFPRVFGLCYVVVKVKLLVVIEIGVFPLICGWWLDICSLSMFDATLKDRKTSFHVAPGTSMFIHWLVGMVYVFYFASFILLLREVLRPGVLWFLRNLNDPEFNPIQEMIHLPVYRHTRRFVASVIIFGSTVMLMLWLPVRVIRKVFPGFLPYNVMLSSDAPVSELSLELLLLQVVLPALLEQGHTRMWLKGLVRGWTMCVAWMLNLRSYLIGDVQLEAHDNVIQGDAAAVPAAPPAGNQGNNAENNAAPPPAQPGGLGAAHQAMLQGGGPTGFQSYKRPKLFYFRIVLLVALMCFTLFAASVVCLILPVFFGRKLMSLWMGDAKIHELYTAACGLYVCWLILRIGTVLYNWIPQGTAAILNKLKQWLILALKSLFVAVILMGVVPLLLGLLFELVVVAPLRVSLDQTPVFFPWQDWALGVLHTKIICAVTMMGPQWWLKRVIEQVYNDGLRNMNLKFILYKLCFPVIGVLGMSLSVPYVIARSVVPALGFDFEVQNLMLRRIYPFLLACVVMVFVCVFQARQFKRLYEHIKNDKYLVGQRLVNYDPKRLVRRVTTEQTAKT, encoded by the exons ATGGAGGCCGACGACACTGACGAGCCTCAGACAG ATATTTGTCGTGTGTGTAGATGTGAGGGGACGACTGATAAGCCATTGTATCATCCCTGTGTCTGTACTGGCAGTATCAAATTTATACATCAAGACTG TTTGGTACAATGGTTGAAGTACAGCAGAAAGGAGTTTTGCGAACTTTGCAAACATCGGTTTGCATTCACACCAA TATATTCACCAGATATGCCAAAGAGGTTACCTATAAAAGATATAGTGAGTGGGTTGTTAGCCAGTGTAGGGAAGGCAGTCAGATACTGGTTCCATTATACACTTGTCACATTTGCTTGGCTAGGTGTGGTACCATTAACAGCTT GTCGTATATACAGATGTTTGTTTACAGGATCAGTTAGTTCACTTTTGACCCTACCTTTAGACATGTTATCTAC tgaAAACATAGCATCAGATTGTTTCCATGGTTGTTTTGTTGTGGCCTGTACGTTATGTGCTTTCATCAGCCTGGTCTGGCTACGTGAACAGATCCTGCACGGGGGAGGGCCGGACTGGTTGGAACAGGATGTGCCTGGAGCACAACAGAGg aaTCCGATAGATATTGGAGTAGTAAATAATCTTGTTGGTTTGGGAGGGGGCGGTGTTAGAGAAGGAGCAGCCAATGAGAATGAAGATAACAATGCTGAAGCAGCCAATGAGGCAGAAGAAGAGGTTGAAGAGGAAGGTGCTGATAATGCAAATAATGCAGCTCAAG ATGACAACAACTGGAATCCTATAGAGTGGGACAGAGCCGCTGAGGAGCTTACTTGGGAGAGG CTTCTTGGATTAGATGGTTCTCTCGTTTTCCTC GAACATGTATTTTGGGTGGTGTCTCTCAACACATTGTTCATCCTTGTGTTTG CATTTTGTCCATACCATATCGGTCACTTCACAATGATAGGGATGAAAATGGGAGACATG GTTGAAGCATCACATTTTGAAGGTTTATTGACAACATTAATTGGTTACATTGTTATTGCTTTCTCCCTTATCTTCCTGTATGCCGTCTGCTCCTTGATCAGACTGAAGAG gTTCCCACGTGTGTTTGGTCTGTGTTACGTGGTTGTCAAGGTGAAGTTACTGGTTGTCATAGAGATAGGAGTGTTCCCACTGATTTGTGGCTGGTGGCTAGATATCTGCTCTCTG TCAATGTTTGATGCCACACTGAAGGATCGTAAGACAAGTTTTCATGTAGCGCCTGGTACATCAATGTTTATTCACTGGCTGGTCGGCATGGTTTACGTGTTTTATTTTGCTTCATTTATCCTTTTATTGAGAGAGGTGCTAAGACCTGGTGTACTCTGGTTCCTAAGAAATCTCAACGATCCGGAGTTTAACCCCATACAAGAG ATGATTCATCTACCAGTATACAGACACACACGTCGGTTTGTTGCCTCAGTGATCATTTTTGGAAGCACGGTAATGCTGATGTTATGGCTACCTGTAAGAGTGATCAGAAAAGTGTTCCCAGGATTTCTGCCATATAATGTCATGTTGTCAAG TGATGCTCCTGTGAGTGAACTATCCCTGGAACTTCTCTTGTTGCAAGTGGTGTTACCAGCTTTGTTAGAACAAGGTCATACGAGGATGTGGCTGAAGGGTCTAGTCCGAGGCTGGACTATGTGTGTGGCATGGATGCTAAATTTACGATCATATCTGATAGGGGATGTTCAGCTTGAAGCACAC GATAATGTTATACAAGGAGATGCTGCTGCAGTCCCAGCAGCCCCTCCAGCTGGTAACCAAGGCAACAATGCTGAGAACAATGCTGCACCCCCTCCTGCCCAGCCAGGAGGTCTGGGAGCTGCACACCAGGCCATGCTGCAGGGTGGTGGGCCAACCGGTTTCCAGTCTTACAAGAGGCCAAAACTGTTTTACTTTAGG ATTGTGTTATTGGTAGCGCTGATGTGTTTTACATTGTTTGCAGCCAGTGTTGTATGTCTTATACTGCCAG tattttttggACGCAAGTTGATGTCATTGTGGATGGGAGATGCAAAAATACATGAACTGTACACAGCTGCTTGTGGGTTATATGTGTGTTGGTTAATATTGAGAATAGGAACTGTGCTTTACAACTGGATACCACAGGGAACTGCAGCCATTCTAAATAAACTCAAACAGTGGCTTATTTTG GCACTCAAGTCACTGTTTGTAGCAGTGATATTGATGGGTGTGGTACCACTGTTACTGGGACTTTTGTTTGAGCTAGTGGTGGTTGCTCCTTTGAGGGTTTCTCTTGACCAGACACCAGTCTTCTTTCCCTGGCAG GACTGGGCATTAGgagttttacatacaaaaataatatgtgCTGTTACAATGATGGGTCCACAGTGGTGGCTGAAACGTGTCATAGAACAG GTGTATAACGATGGATTACGCAACATGAATCTCAAGTTTATTCTTTACAAGTTATGTTTCCCTGTCATTGGTGTGCTAGGCATGTCGTTATCAGTTCCATATGTTATAGCAAGAAGTGTAGTTCCAGCATTAG GTTTTGATTTTGAAGTACAGAACTTAATGTTACGAAGAATTTACCCATTCCTGTTGGCTTGTGTAGTGATggtgtttgtttgtgttttccaAGCTAGACAGTTTAAACGACTTTATGAACATATTAAAAATGACAA atatttagTGGGTCAGAGACTAGTAAACTATGATCCTAAACGTTTGGTTAGACGAGTTACAACAGAGCAGACGgcaaaaacatga